A genome region from Procambarus clarkii isolate CNS0578487 chromosome 78, FALCON_Pclarkii_2.0, whole genome shotgun sequence includes the following:
- the LOC123746130 gene encoding hemocyanin B chain, protein MKLLVLCSLVAAAAAWPSFDLEGYQSDSSGTALAKKQQDVNHLLEHVYDHLHYKDLKDLAGTFSPEADTSLYTDDGAAVHALLEELKDGRLLEQHHWFSLFNTRQREEALLLFEVLIHCRTWEGFLDNAAYFRERVNEGEFVYALYVAVIHSDLGHGIVLPPLYEVTPHLFTNSEVINKAYSAKMTQTPGKFHMDFTGTKKNKEQRVAYFGEDIGMNIHHVTWHMDFPFWWKDSYGYHLDRKGELFFWVHHQLTARFDSERLSNWLDVVDEIHWEKVIHEGFAPHTSYKYGGEFPARPDDVHFEDVDGVARVRDMVILESRIRDAIALGYITDKSGNHIDIRNEHGIDLLGDIIESSVYSPNAQYYGALHNTAHIMLGRQGDPHGKFDMPPGVMEHFETATRDPSFFRLHKYMDNIFKEHKDSLPPYTKSDLEFPGVVVDGVAIDGELKTFFDTFEFSLVNAVDKSDNVADVDISADVKRLNHEEFSYNIDVTNNNGGNVLAAFRIFLCPTKDSNGVRYTWDEGHWHCIELDKFYKTLSSGSNHVVRKSTESSVTVPDRLSFEELKKRTDAAVTSGSELDLHEFERSCGIPNRLLLPKGKERGMEFALFVGVTNGDEDKTVDNPEKLGPTHAQCGIHGEKYPDKRPMGYPVDRRIPDNRVFLETPNIKRIFVNVFHDAHHGDH, encoded by the exons ATGAAGCTCCTGGTCTTGTGTTCATTGGTAGCGGCGGCTGCCGCCTGGCCAAGCTTCGATCTGGAGGGCTACCAGAGTGACTCCTCGG gtacggcCTTAGCCAAGAAACAGCAAGATGTAAACCACCTGCTGGAGCACGTCTATGACCACCTTCACTATAAAGACCTGAAGGATCTCGCAGGGACCTTCTCCCCTGAGGCTGACACCTCCCTCTACACTGATGATGGCGCAGCCGTCCATGCGCTTCTGGAGGAGCTCAAAGACGGCAGGCTGTTGGAGCAGCACCATTGGTTCTCACTTTTTAATACACGCCAACGTGAAGAAGCTCTCCTACTCTTTGAAGTTCTGATTCACTGCAGAACGTGGGAGGGCTTCCTTGACAACGCTGCTTACTTCCGTGAGCGCGTGAATGAAGGAGAGTTTGTGTACGCACTCTATGTGGCTGTCATCCACTCAGATCTGGGACATGGcattgtacttcctccactctacGAAGTCACTCCTCACCTGTTCACCAACAGTGAGGTCATCAACAAGGCTTACTCAGCCAAGATGACCCAGACACCAGGCAAATTCCACATGGATTTCACTGGAACAAAGAAGAACAAGGAACAGCGAGTGGCATACTTCGGCGAggatattggcatgaacattcacCACGTTACTTGGCATATGGACTTCCCCTTCTGGTGGAAGGACTCCTACGGCTACCACCTGGACCGCAAGGGAGAGCTCTTCTTCTGGGTTCACCACCAACTTACTGCTCGCTTTGACTCTGAGCGTCTCTCCAACTGGCTGGATGTTGTTGATGAAATACACTGGGAAAAGGTTATTCACGAAGGATTTGCTCCACATACCAGCTACAAGTATGGCGGAGAGTTCCCAGCTCGTCCTGATGATGTCCACTTCGAGGACGTAGATGGTGTAGCTAGAGTGCGTGACATGGTTATCTTAGAGAGCCGCATTCGCGACGCCATTGCTCTTGGCTACATCACCGACAAAAGCGGAAACCATATTGACATCAGAAACGAGCACGGCATCGACCTACTAGGAGACATCATTGAATCTTCAGTATACAGCCCCAACGCACAGTATTACGGAGCCCTGCACAACACAGCTCACATAATGCTTGGTCGCCAAGGTGATCCTCACGGCAAGTTCGACATGCCTCCAGGTGTCATGGAACACTTCGAGACCGCGACCCGTGACCCAAGCTTCTTTAGACTACATAAGTACATGGACAACATCTTTAAGGAACACAAAGACAGCCTTCCTCCCTACACCAAATCAGACCTCGAGTTCCCCGGCGTGGTCGTGGACGGTGTTGCCATTGATGGAGAACTCAAGACATTCTTTGACACTTTCGAGTTCAGTCTTGTTAATGCAGTAGACAAGTCTGACAACGTGGCAGATGTTGACATCTCCGCTGATGTAAAGCGCCTCAACCACGAAGAATTTTCTTACAATATTGACGTCACCAACAACAATGGCGGAAATGTACTAGCAGCCTTCCGCATCTTCTTGTGTCCTACTAAGGACAGCAACGGAGTCAGGTACACCTGGGATGAAGGTCACTGGCACTGCATTGAGCTGGACAAGTTTTACAAAACAT TGTCTTCAGGATCTAACCACGTTGTTCGCAAGTCAACTGAGTCATCAGTGACAGTCCCTGACAGACTAAGCTTCGAAGAATTGAAGAAGAGAACTGACGCGGCCGTAACCAGTGGCAGCGAACTTGACCTTCACGAGTTCGAACGGTCGTGTGGCATCCCCAACAGACTGCTCTTGCCTAAGGGTAAGGAGAGGGGAATGGAATTTGCCTTGTTTGTGGGTGTGACCAACGGCGACGAGGATAAGACCGTAGACAACCCTGAAAAGCTTGGTCCCACGCATGCTCAGTGTGGCATTCACGGAGAAAAGTACCCAGACAAGCGGCCCATGGGTTACCCCGTCGACCGCAGAATCCCAGACAATCGCGTCTTCCTCGAGACTCCCAATATCAAGAGGATCTTCGTCAATGTCTTCCACGATGCGCACCATGGTGATCACTAG